Proteins from one Bacteroidota bacterium genomic window:
- a CDS encoding glycosyltransferase family 4 protein: protein MRLLVVDHNALEPANRVLYKMIVERGGVNLRLVVPAKWFNTFRTITFDPPTGELNYELFSSKVVFSGRTHRLMYRSLRRHIREFRPDVFYMHSEPENFAAFAAASLTPSSTKLVFYTARNIDHIQVGYPYKLSRLHKSIEQFVLPRASHGIACNCTARTLFAAYGFPHVSVIPLAVDTQLFRPAKAHKHDRAFVIGYVGRLERAKGVDLVLRALKHLPDLCVARIVGGGSELDNLKHLASSLGISDRVEFIPTLDRSSLPGELARFDVLVLPSRSTPLWKEQFGRVLIESMACGVPVLGSDSGEIPHVIGDAGLVFKEDSLDGLVLGCERLLVNEQLRGDLGRRGRERVERLYSLEVVATQHHKLFTSL, encoded by the coding sequence GATGATTGTCGAGCGGGGAGGGGTGAATTTGCGATTAGTTGTTCCTGCAAAGTGGTTCAATACTTTTCGAACAATCACGTTTGATCCGCCAACCGGGGAATTGAACTACGAATTGTTCAGCAGCAAGGTCGTGTTTTCCGGAAGAACGCATCGCCTGATGTATCGATCCCTTCGCAGGCACATCAGGGAATTCCGGCCGGATGTGTTCTACATGCATTCAGAGCCGGAGAACTTTGCGGCGTTCGCAGCGGCCTCTCTGACTCCTTCTTCGACGAAGCTTGTGTTCTACACGGCCCGGAATATTGATCACATTCAAGTCGGATATCCATACAAGCTGTCTCGTTTGCACAAGTCGATAGAGCAGTTCGTACTTCCGCGCGCAAGCCATGGGATTGCCTGCAACTGTACAGCACGAACCTTATTTGCTGCTTATGGCTTTCCACATGTTTCGGTGATTCCGCTTGCGGTGGATACGCAGTTGTTTCGGCCTGCAAAAGCGCATAAGCATGACCGGGCATTCGTCATTGGATATGTTGGAAGGTTGGAAAGGGCGAAAGGGGTTGACTTGGTTCTTCGAGCACTGAAACACCTGCCTGATCTGTGCGTTGCACGAATTGTTGGTGGCGGAAGTGAACTGGATAACCTGAAGCATTTGGCTTCCAGTCTGGGTATTTCAGATAGGGTCGAGTTCATTCCCACGCTGGATCGCAGTTCATTGCCCGGAGAGTTGGCTCGATTTGATGTCCTCGTTCTGCCCTCCCGTTCAACACCGCTTTGGAAAGAACAATTCGGAAGGGTTCTCATTGAATCCATGGCGTGCGGTGTTCCTGTCCTTGGCTCTGATTCAGGTGAAATTCCTCACGTTATCGGCGATGCAGGACTCGTATTCAAGGAAGATAGTCTTGATGGGCTTGTATTGGGTTGCGAGCGCCTTCTTGTGAACGAGCAACTGAGAGGCGACTTGGGCAGACGGGGAAGAGAGCGGGTTGAAAGACTCTATTCGCTGGAAGTGGTTGCCACGCAACATCATAAGCTCTTCACATCACTTTAG
- a CDS encoding glycosyltransferase family 9 protein — MDPEQVRSLLIVELTRLGDVVTMLPSITLLANHFSNAKLVLLVDSQYEPLLTNLGLPCKIWGVRNPESIFGFLKVLLSVRKMHIDLALSMSPPKRNAAVTLVSGARSKVGYLTYRHTLTPYLEVTPVESFGLALAKEESYGLQNIEERGLKVCRALGISGNYLRAESGIQLEHNIFEKRRQRLISDGLVPDRKFVVVHPFSGWKYRSWSLERFGDVVSTIVTRLNYDAVLLCDKSEEEKLDLLQQRFAGRHNIHFVASDDLLDTCVILKEASLFLGNDSGPLHLASALGTRVVGLFGPASPELTAPRNDAGKFLFRIVECSPCAQLHCERPSNSCMSLISQDDVLQAVMEQLSLVPEAKAVANA, encoded by the coding sequence TTGGACCCTGAGCAAGTCCGCTCGCTACTGATTGTTGAGCTTACACGTCTCGGCGACGTTGTAACAATGTTGCCCTCCATTACGCTTTTGGCGAACCACTTCTCAAATGCAAAGCTCGTTTTGCTCGTTGATTCCCAATATGAGCCACTCCTGACCAATCTCGGACTTCCTTGCAAGATCTGGGGGGTTCGGAACCCTGAATCGATTTTCGGATTTCTCAAGGTTCTCCTGTCTGTTCGGAAAATGCACATTGACCTCGCCCTGAGCATGAGCCCCCCGAAGCGAAACGCCGCTGTAACCCTTGTGAGTGGCGCACGGAGCAAAGTGGGCTATCTCACGTATCGGCACACACTTACACCTTACCTTGAGGTGACCCCGGTTGAGTCGTTCGGATTGGCTCTGGCGAAAGAGGAGTCGTACGGGTTGCAGAATATTGAGGAGCGGGGACTCAAGGTTTGTCGTGCGTTGGGGATTTCGGGAAACTATCTGCGGGCCGAGAGCGGGATCCAACTCGAACACAACATCTTCGAAAAACGACGCCAGCGATTGATTTCCGATGGATTGGTGCCTGACAGGAAGTTCGTGGTCGTTCATCCTTTTTCCGGATGGAAATACCGTTCATGGAGTCTCGAACGCTTCGGCGATGTTGTGAGTACGATTGTCACGCGTTTGAACTATGATGCGGTTCTCTTGTGTGACAAATCCGAAGAAGAAAAACTGGATCTTCTGCAACAGCGGTTTGCCGGTAGACACAACATTCATTTCGTGGCATCGGATGACTTGCTGGATACATGTGTTATTCTGAAAGAGGCTTCGCTGTTTTTGGGAAACGACTCGGGCCCGCTGCATCTCGCTTCCGCGTTGGGAACACGAGTTGTAGGGTTGTTCGGTCCGGCATCACCGGAATTGACCGCGCCGAGGAATGATGCGGGGAAGTTTCTTTTCAGAATAGTAGAATGTTCTCCCTGCGCGCAACTGCATTGCGAACGTCCTTCGAATTCTTGTATGTCGCTGATCAGTCAGGACGATGTGTTGCAGGCCGTTATGGAACAGTTGTCGCTTGTCCCCGAAGCCAAAGCGGTAGCGAATGCATAA
- a CDS encoding WecB/TagA/CpsF family glycosyltransferase, translating into MHKVDILGVRVDVIDTNGLHQAIEDSVRQNRRDVYSYVNINAINIAQENERFKRFLNNAHVVYCDGEGVRLGARMLGYHLPPRVVLTYWIWELCELFEKRKFSVFFLGATKQFVDEAVGRVRQRFPGMVIAGSHHGYFEKTGAESETVVEMINSARPNVLIVGFGMPVQEMWIEENYQRLAANVILPAGSMIDYTAGRKGLAPKWMANNGMEWLYRFFQEPGRLWKRYLIGNPSFMYKIVREYLVKGTQR; encoded by the coding sequence ATGCATAAGGTCGATATTCTGGGCGTACGGGTGGACGTTATTGATACGAACGGGTTGCATCAAGCGATAGAAGACAGCGTGCGGCAGAACCGGAGAGACGTGTACTCGTACGTGAATATCAACGCGATCAACATTGCACAGGAGAATGAACGATTCAAGCGCTTTCTGAACAACGCACACGTTGTGTACTGCGACGGCGAAGGTGTTCGCCTTGGTGCCCGAATGCTCGGCTACCATTTGCCGCCTCGAGTTGTTCTCACATACTGGATTTGGGAACTCTGCGAATTGTTTGAGAAGCGGAAATTTTCCGTGTTCTTTCTCGGGGCAACAAAACAATTTGTTGATGAGGCAGTCGGGCGTGTCCGGCAACGATTTCCGGGGATGGTAATTGCAGGCTCGCATCACGGGTATTTTGAGAAAACCGGGGCAGAAAGCGAAACAGTGGTGGAGATGATCAACAGCGCACGCCCGAATGTCCTGATTGTGGGGTTCGGGATGCCGGTGCAGGAGATGTGGATCGAAGAGAACTATCAGCGCCTTGCTGCAAACGTTATTTTGCCGGCAGGCTCGATGATTGACTACACTGCCGGACGCAAAGGCCTTGCGCCCAAATGGATGGCGAACAACGGAATGGAATGGCTCTACCGGTTTTTTCAGGAGCCCGGCCGGCTTTGGAAAAGGTACTTGATCGGTAATCCATCGTTTATGTACAAGATAGTACGGGAATATTTAGTAAAGGGGACACAACGATGA
- a CDS encoding TIGR03790 family protein, whose amino-acid sequence MPTIRLLLAGLLICWMLPLSATGQVSYNDVAVIINTNSSASQTIGNYFKAARNIPAANMIYVQADTTEEIDSTKFNQLRAQVEQQLLAGNLQNSINYLVTTKGVPLKVNRGNTFSTSSPSSSVESELMLILGPYASYIGGDGRVASPYYLQNANFSRSTYGIYLVTRLDAYHLQTVLDLIDRSGPGVSVSASAPILFDQDPAWDSPLNTYMTNARNNLASTGRTVIFDSTTVYKTNQQNLVGYMSWGSNDHYQHLYTQYAIPYNTYVPGAIAETYVSTSGRTFNDPPTYGQSLVVDLLHEGVSGAKGYVYEPYSNAMALAFVLFPRYVAGYNLAESYYMASRMMSWMDVVVGDPKTSIVFSSSPVPVQLASFTGSAIPQNNSIVFNWRTISETNNYGFYLQRAASATSSYEDLPNSFVPGNGTTVTPHDYSWTYVNAPAGSGHYRLRQVDLDGTIHYTEPIVVVNGVTSVGEPVSAPNRFELGQNYPNPFNPSTEIAFSVDVTGDAQLVVYNSIGQQVATLYDGVAQAGQMHRVQLDASALASGTYFYRLQSGQKNELKKMVLLK is encoded by the coding sequence ATGCCCACTATCAGGCTATTACTTGCGGGTTTGTTGATTTGCTGGATGCTGCCCCTTTCGGCAACAGGACAGGTTTCCTACAACGACGTCGCGGTAATTATTAACACAAACAGTTCTGCTTCACAGACAATCGGCAATTATTTCAAAGCGGCACGGAATATTCCCGCCGCGAACATGATCTATGTTCAGGCCGATACGACAGAGGAGATTGACAGCACGAAGTTCAACCAGCTTAGGGCTCAGGTCGAGCAGCAGCTTCTTGCCGGGAATCTTCAGAATTCGATCAACTATCTCGTGACGACGAAAGGCGTGCCTTTGAAGGTGAACCGAGGAAACACATTCTCGACTTCTTCACCTTCCTCGTCGGTTGAGAGTGAGTTGATGCTGATTCTCGGTCCCTATGCTTCGTACATCGGCGGCGACGGGCGGGTTGCATCCCCGTACTACCTGCAGAATGCAAACTTCTCCCGCTCGACGTACGGCATTTATCTTGTCACGCGGCTTGATGCCTACCATTTGCAAACTGTACTTGATCTGATCGACCGCAGCGGCCCCGGAGTGTCGGTCAGTGCATCGGCCCCGATCCTGTTCGATCAGGACCCGGCATGGGATTCGCCGCTCAATACCTACATGACCAATGCGCGCAACAACTTGGCAAGCACCGGCAGAACGGTGATATTCGATTCGACAACAGTTTATAAAACGAACCAGCAGAACCTGGTCGGGTACATGAGTTGGGGAAGCAACGATCATTACCAGCATCTCTACACGCAGTATGCAATTCCGTACAATACGTACGTACCGGGAGCCATTGCCGAGACGTATGTCTCGACGTCGGGTAGAACGTTTAACGATCCGCCCACATACGGACAGTCGCTTGTGGTGGATTTGCTTCATGAGGGAGTCAGCGGAGCGAAGGGATATGTGTACGAGCCTTACTCCAACGCAATGGCGCTTGCGTTTGTTCTGTTTCCGCGGTACGTGGCGGGATACAATCTTGCCGAAAGCTACTACATGGCGTCGCGCATGATGTCGTGGATGGATGTGGTTGTCGGCGATCCGAAAACCTCGATAGTGTTCTCGAGCAGCCCTGTCCCAGTGCAGCTTGCGAGTTTCACCGGCTCGGCGATTCCGCAGAACAACTCCATCGTGTTCAACTGGAGAACCATCTCCGAAACAAACAATTACGGCTTCTACCTGCAGCGTGCCGCGAGTGCAACGTCTTCCTACGAAGATCTGCCCAACAGTTTCGTGCCCGGAAACGGCACAACAGTTACCCCGCATGACTACTCCTGGACGTACGTGAACGCCCCGGCAGGCAGTGGCCACTACCGTCTGCGCCAGGTTGATCTCGACGGCACAATCCATTACACCGAACCGATTGTCGTCGTCAACGGCGTCACCTCCGTGGGCGAGCCGGTGAGCGCCCCGAACCGTTTCGAGTTGGGACAAAATTACCCGAATCCGTTCAACCCTTCCACCGAGATTGCGTTTTCGGTTGATGTAACAGGCGATGCACAGCTTGTAGTGTATAATTCGATTGGCCAGCAGGTTGCAACGTTGTACGACGGAGTGGCGCAGGCAGGCCAGATGCACAGAGTGCAGCTGGACGCCTCGGCTCTCGCAAGCGGGACGTATTTCTACCGATTGCAAAGCGGACAGAAGAATGAGTTGAAAAAGATGGTATTGTTGAAGTAA
- a CDS encoding T9SS type A sorting domain-containing protein, whose translation MKHIFGFLAIAMCLLVAGTSAFAQTLYRSNANGNWSSTGTWQVSTNNGSTWGAAASTPTNANNAGITIRSPHTVTVTSSVTVDQVVIESGGQVTINNGNTLTINDGTGTDLSVFGTLQTNSTSNTSGITNNGTIVFNDGGTYIHNVAGEGIPTAAWDANSTCIITGATGGFPSGLGQTFGNFTWNCASQSNNLNLEGSIGGIAGNFTVSNTGGQELRLANTSTERTLTVGGNYIQTGGTFILVDNDGSGTLDVVGNFTLSGGTFIGVNDPGPAELIVGGNFAMSGGTFTLKSNNSGSAVMSVSGDFSKTGGTFNQRGNALGTSTVTIGGNFTLSTAGTYLMTSNGASTLNIGGGFSLSAGATFNMSSSGTGSHIGTMNVAGNFSFTGGAFTETGSASGAVIFNGSTPQVFTGGGTFANTINFTVNGGASLMMGNSDFGIGSNGTFTLTAGSTLGIGHPSGIAISGTASNVRVTGSRTYPSTANYIFTGDASQVPGPGLPLTMNHLTFRNPSGTTFPDLSTYIINGNLSIDAGGAFVAGDGSTFQLKGNWIKNPAGIFNPGTSKFILNGTSPQTMSGSTFYDLEINNAAGVTLLTDETVSNILTLTNGVVTTGAHKIVVTNTAPGAVSITSGSISGTIQRTASIAGIYRFTNFHTYLLLNGSQTGKQITMTSFPGVFPEPIANQSAAIKRYYFIDAPSNLFADSLYLAFIDGIGNENPNNIPGLDVAVFRLRPGTTSWENYGPFGGTSNRAVGGHVANWGTKFAIGNGLQALPVQLASFTGAVVAGNNVRLDWRTISEVNNYGFYVQRRNMGATEWTEIPGSFVPGHGTTNEPRDYTYTDITGITSATQYRLKQVDLDGTQHYTEPILVDMPTSVPEVAPKVFALSQNYPNPFNPSTEIKFTVEVTGRATLDVYNSIGQKVATLFDGIAEAGQFNLVRFNATGLASGVYFYRLQSGQKSDLKKLMLLK comes from the coding sequence ATGAAACACATATTCGGCTTTCTCGCGATAGCAATGTGCCTGCTGGTTGCTGGGACGAGCGCGTTCGCACAGACTCTATATCGGAGCAACGCCAACGGCAACTGGAGTTCCACGGGCACATGGCAAGTTTCAACCAACAACGGTTCTACGTGGGGCGCTGCCGCCAGCACACCGACAAACGCCAACAATGCGGGCATCACAATCCGCAGCCCGCATACTGTTACAGTAACATCGTCGGTAACAGTTGACCAAGTAGTGATTGAATCTGGCGGGCAGGTAACCATCAATAACGGAAATACTCTCACCATAAATGACGGCACTGGCACCGACCTATCAGTGTTCGGTACACTCCAAACCAATAGCACATCCAATACCTCCGGTATCACCAACAACGGCACAATCGTTTTCAATGACGGAGGCACATACATTCACAACGTCGCTGGGGAAGGAATTCCGACTGCAGCGTGGGATGCAAACTCTACCTGTATTATCACAGGAGCTACTGGCGGGTTCCCTTCAGGCTTGGGGCAGACGTTTGGCAACTTCACGTGGAATTGTGCAAGTCAATCAAACAACCTCAATCTCGAAGGCTCGATCGGTGGTATTGCCGGTAATTTTACTGTTAGCAATACGGGCGGACAGGAACTTCGTCTTGCCAATACTTCAACAGAGCGAACCCTCACCGTGGGTGGCAACTACATTCAAACCGGTGGTACTTTTATCCTTGTAGATAATGACGGTAGTGGTACCCTCGATGTAGTTGGCAACTTCACTCTCAGTGGCGGAACCTTTATTGGAGTGAATGACCCGGGGCCTGCTGAGCTCATTGTTGGTGGAAACTTTGCGATGAGCGGGGGAACCTTCACCCTCAAGTCAAATAATAGCGGAAGTGCGGTAATGAGCGTCTCAGGGGACTTCTCAAAGACTGGTGGCACGTTCAACCAACGAGGAAATGCACTCGGAACGTCTACTGTCACGATTGGCGGAAACTTCACTCTCTCAACCGCTGGCACATACTTGATGACAAGTAACGGTGCGTCAACTTTGAATATTGGCGGTGGCTTCTCGCTCTCCGCCGGTGCAACGTTTAACATGTCGAGCAGCGGAACCGGGTCTCATATCGGCACGATGAACGTAGCAGGCAATTTCTCCTTTACGGGCGGCGCGTTCACCGAAACAGGATCAGCCAGTGGTGCGGTCATTTTCAACGGTAGTACACCACAAGTATTCACGGGCGGTGGCACGTTCGCTAATACAATAAACTTCACTGTCAATGGCGGTGCCTCTCTCATGATGGGAAACAGCGACTTCGGCATTGGAAGCAACGGCACATTTACTCTTACCGCAGGATCTACGCTCGGTATCGGTCATCCCTCGGGCATCGCTATCTCGGGTACGGCCTCCAACGTTCGAGTTACGGGCTCGCGAACATATCCTTCGACCGCAAACTACATCTTCACCGGCGATGCCTCTCAAGTTCCTGGACCTGGCTTACCCTTGACAATGAATCACCTTACGTTTCGGAATCCCTCAGGAACAACATTCCCCGATCTTTCAACCTATATAATCAACGGAAATCTCAGCATTGACGCTGGCGGGGCCTTTGTTGCTGGAGATGGATCAACATTCCAGCTAAAGGGAAACTGGATAAAAAATCCGGCGGGAATCTTCAACCCGGGAACAAGCAAGTTCATCCTCAACGGTACGTCACCCCAAACCATGAGCGGCTCTACCTTCTACGATCTCGAAATCAACAATGCCGCAGGCGTGACACTCTTGACTGACGAAACCGTCTCAAACATTCTCACTCTAACGAACGGCGTTGTGACCACCGGCGCGCACAAGATTGTCGTCACGAATACGGCCCCCGGAGCTGTTTCCATTACTAGCGGCAGTATTAGCGGAACGATTCAGCGGACTGCCAGCATTGCAGGTATATACAGGTTTACGAACTTCCATACATACTTGCTTCTTAATGGCTCACAAACTGGGAAGCAAATAACTATGACCTCATTTCCTGGAGTGTTTCCGGAGCCGATTGCAAACCAGTCAGCAGCAATTAAAAGGTACTACTTCATTGATGCCCCGAGCAACTTGTTTGCTGATTCTCTTTATCTGGCATTCATAGATGGGATTGGCAACGAAAACCCCAATAATATTCCCGGCCTTGACGTTGCCGTGTTCAGACTGCGTCCTGGAACAACAAGTTGGGAGAATTATGGCCCATTTGGGGGGACTTCTAACAGGGCAGTCGGTGGTCATGTTGCAAATTGGGGGACCAAATTCGCAATCGGTAATGGCCTCCAAGCCCTCCCCGTCCAGCTTGCCTCATTCACGGGGGCGGTGGTGGCAGGCAACAATGTCCGGCTGGATTGGAGAACGATCAGCGAGGTGAATAATTACGGCTTCTATGTCCAGCGCCGCAATATGGGAGCTACTGAATGGACGGAGATTCCGGGCAGCTTCGTACCCGGCCACGGCACCACCAACGAGCCGCGCGACTATACGTACACGGATATCACGGGCATTACCTCGGCAACGCAGTACCGCCTGAAGCAGGTCGACTTGGACGGCACACAGCATTACACCGAGCCGATTTTGGTCGATATGCCGACCAGCGTGCCCGAAGTTGCGCCGAAGGTATTTGCGCTGTCGCAGAACTACCCGAACCCCTTCAACCCCTCGACGGAAATCAAGTTCACGGTTGAAGTAACGGGCCGCGCCACGCTGGATGTGTACAACTCCATCGGACAAAAGGTGGCGACACTCTTCGACGGCATTGCCGAGGCGGGACAGTTCAACCTCGTCCGCTTCAACGCCACCGGACTTGCCAGCGGCGTGTACTTTTACCGACTGCAATCCGGACAGAAATCGGATTTGAAGAAGTTGATGCTCCTTAAGTAA